One Nitrososphaerota archaeon genomic window carries:
- a CDS encoding DUF6114 domain-containing protein yields MEKITTQQTTSAYPKTGSILALLGGIVITLSGVLLVLASAFILPSMNFPNLTVPPGMNASSIPALVSGIVGIMGVFGIISGAIVLVSAVMLLAKVGQRRTWGVVILVFSILSFIGLGGFIVGAVLGMVGSILTLRWKAPAQ; encoded by the coding sequence ATGGAGAAAATAACGACGCAACAGACGACATCTGCCTATCCCAAGACAGGCTCGATACTCGCCCTCCTGGGCGGCATCGTGATAACGCTGAGCGGGGTGCTCCTCGTGCTCGCCTCCGCCTTCATCCTCCCGAGCATGAACTTCCCCAACCTTACCGTGCCGCCAGGCATGAATGCCTCCAGCATCCCGGCCCTAGTGTCGGGCATCGTCGGAATCATGGGGGTCTTCGGAATCATATCCGGAGCCATAGTCCTGGTCTCCGCGGTGATGCTCCTGGCCAAAGTCGGCCAACGGAGGACCTGGGGCGTGGTCATCCTCGTCTTCTCTATCCTGAGCTTCATCGGCCTCGGCGGTTTCATTGTCGGGGCGGTCCTGGGAATGGTCGGCAGCATACTGACGCTGAGATGGAAGGCGCCGGCGCAATAG